The following coding sequences lie in one Capsicum annuum cultivar UCD-10X-F1 chromosome 5, UCD10Xv1.1, whole genome shotgun sequence genomic window:
- the LOC107872668 gene encoding extensin-like, whose translation MASKGHGNGRRKKGEKGPDNLPAGQYTPPPPPSAPPLPQPVTTTLQPATTNIIPSPRATISLPNAFFMPPPPHQFQPSSPHNSLHSSSASVPSTSSIPSLSGLRIGGLNTSTSPSIDSAAESNDTISTSQIPKFKETVEYDGNSRLIIARDGNG comes from the coding sequence ATGGCATCAAAAGGTCACGGTAATGGACGGCGTAAGAAAGGTGAGAAAGGACCTGATAATCTTCCCGCAGGTCAAtatacaccaccaccaccaccatcagcACCACCACTACCACAACCTGTTACCACAACTCTTCAACCAGCTACTACAAATATTATTCCTTCTCCAAGGGCAACTATTTCACTACCAAATGCATTTTTCATGCCCCCACCACCCCACCAGTTCCAACCCTCTTCTCCCCATAATAGTTTACATAGTAGCTCTGCATCTGTACCTTCAACATCATCCATACCTAGCCTTTCTGGATTGAGAATTGGAGGTCTCAACACATCGACATCGCCCTCCATTGATAGTGCTGCAGAGTCTAATGATACAATATCTACTTCTCAAATTCCGAAATTTAAAGAGACAGTAGAATATGACGGCAACAGCAGGCTAATTATCGCCCGTGATGGTAATGGGTAA